CGTCATGGGTAGTGACACGCCGAAATCCATGCCGCCACCAAAGTTGTTGGACGCCTGCAGGCTGCTCTCGATGGCAGCTGCCGTGTTGGGTGTCATTCCGCCCGAGAGCATGCCCAGCGTCATGGCAGCGTTGTGTTCCGGCTCCATCTCGGGGCTACCATCGAAACTCGGCAAAgacccgctgccgccgccgccacctttGGAGGTCTCTGCGTCGGCGTTCGGGCTCTTGATCTTTTGCAGCATGATCTCCAGAATCTTGGACGCCTTGTAGGCTTCAACcgacccgtcggcgagcccTGCCCAGATGTCCTTGGTAAGCTCGAGGCTCCTAGTCATCTCCAACCTTTGCTCTGGCGTCCAGAATATCGCTGTCTCCGATCTTCTGCGTTCGTTACTCGTCTCCGCCACTCGATCGAAGTGAAGGTCAAGAGCGACCAGCATGGCCGAAAGGAGAAAGTCCTTGGTGGCTATTGAATTGACAAACCACTTCAGAGACCGAAGTCTGCCGGTTGGCTGTGATTCCCGATCAAGCGTGATCAAGTGCCGCAATGTCTCCAACGCGGCCTCGACTGCAGTCCTACGAGAGTAGGCATATCGCGGGTTTTGCCTGGCCCGGGGAACGTACTTCTTGTGCAGCAGGCAGATGATCTTGTTGTACAAGACGTTGATGTTGAACCTCGCAATAATCAGCGTGACTGGGTCGTGTGAGCCCTCCAACGAGGACACCTTGAGATGCGGCGGGATCTCGTCGTTGATTTCCCGGAGGCGAGCGTCAAACCGCAGAATCTCGTCGTACGGCAGTTGCCTCCCCACTCGATTGGTCGCCTGCAGAATCTCGCCCATCTCAGTGGACAATCTGGACTTTGCAATCATGTACGCTATAGGCGTTGGCTCCGTCTTTGGTCGTGACGGGGGCAGTACTTTCGTGTCCAGTCCGAACTCCTCATCAAAGATGTTGTTCGGCAATTGAGTATCACAATCATGACCATAAATCATCGAAGGCAGACCGACTTGGTGCGAAAAGAAGACATCTGCCATCCTGACTAGTGCCCATGTCCGTCGTCTCATTTCCTGGAAAGCGTGTTAGCCAGTGTCTGGGGGATGCACGCTGCTCTCGTCAACTTACAGCTTGAAACGGCGTTATGGTGGGGAACCATTTGGCGTCCCGGTGGTAGCCCATCCGGAAAGCAACTCTGATGAGAAGCGAGACGATCAAATAGATTCCCAAATCGGCATCCCACCTCGACGAATATTCCCCAAAGACATAGAGAATCATTGTCTCTACGGTGTACTCGACCGGCCTCGTGTAGTCGGCCGCGATTAGGCACTGTACAGTCCGCAGTCGATATTCCGACGCCAAATCTAAcgcccttcctttccacTCGGGCGGCTCATCTCCAACCTTGTGGTAGCTCAGCATGGCGAGGCACAAGATCGAGTAGAGAAGGCCCAGCCACATGATTGGCGTTTTTGAGGGGTCCTGCCAGTGTGCGCGCAGTTGTTGCTGGAACGTGGGCGCATGGATAATGTTGACCGCATTGTCCATCGAGTTGAAGTATCTAGAGCACAACACCAAGATAGTCGACTTAGGCGGCAATTCTGCTCGCAACTCGACTTCGCTGGCGGGCGTGGCTCCGAGGAGGAACGTAGGACCCTCCCTGGCGCTCGCCGGTTTTGACATCATGACCTTCTCGTAGCTCTTCTCCAAGTCTTTCTTGTGGTTGCTGAAATAGGCTTTGACCTCCGATATGTCCTTCAATATCGTATGCCAATGCTCCTGGCCGACGTACATCGACTTTCCCTTCTCTGTGTCGACCTTCAGCACGCCCAGAGAAGTGGCCAACTCGCCGTCTGGGTCACtgtcatcgtcctcgtcgtcgcgcattcgcgtctcgtcgtcgggaTCCGCCTTCCCTGATTTAGGTGTGCTGTCGGTGTTCGACTTTCCGGTCGGCGCGCTAGTTGCTGCGGCGGTGGCTACTGCCGAGGTAGAAGGgtcaacaacagcaccccCGTGCATCAAAGACAAAACTAGGCCTTCTAAGCGGTCAATACGGTTCTGCATGTCATCAGGACTTGAAGAGCCTTGGCTTTGATTCTTTTTGCGAGTGGAAGGCGTCGCGTAAGAACATGAGGACGCGTCACCGCCCTCACGTTTCATGCAGTTACTGCACGGGTGGCCCCTATCGCACTTCCTATATGGAACGGTCAGCATGCGCAGGGGAGGTCGTGTTCCGCGGGAGTCTCACAATCTGCGAGACGCGTTAGCAAGCTGAAATGTGAGGGTACAAATTACTTTCATGCTTACTTCCTCGTCCTACAGGGGTAGCAGCTGAGGGGGACTCTGTTCCTCTTCCTCACGACCCGGAACTGCTCCTCAGGAGAGCGGCCCGACCCCGAGGAGGGTGTCGTAGATGGTGGTGTGGGAGTCATGATGACGGCAATGGAGCTTGAGAAAGCAAGATATGCGTCGAAGACGACTTGTGACGAGGTCCACTGGCTGGAAGGCGTGTTTTTAAGCGCAAAGTCCTTCCCAGCTCAACACACGTGATAGCAGTACCACTGCCCGAAGAGAAGTAGTGTTAGTTCTTGCGGAACGGCCCAAATAAAACAAACCCGTGATCCGAGATCCGGCAAGGTAGCCGTTGGAGTTCCGAGAAGAGGGTACAAGATATAGCCAACGAACTGAGCGATGACAACGGCGTGTTCTGTATGCAGCTTGAAAGACCCGGGAGGAAGCGGGTGCGGTAGATAAGCCGGTACAGACGTCGTGTGCTTCAACAAAGATCTCGCCAAACGGACAAGGTGCAAGTAGcaccggcgtcgagcttCCAGACCGTCGCGCTTGAACGTTTGTTGGACAGAGAATGACAATCCCTACTAACACCAATGTCAAAGATGTCGCCTCAGTGACAGTTGCTTCTTGCCGAGCTCTTGGGTTGCACGGGAAGTGACAGTCGCAAGGTATTCTGGCGTGTCGATAAGCTGCGGATGTAGCTGCGATATTGCGACAGAACAAGGAGCTCGGATTCGCCTCACTTTCGAGTCGATCACGGCCGTGGCGAGTCGAACCGGTCGGCCTGCGTACGGCGAGGactggagaaggagggtcGGGGTAGATTCCGCGATGCGCAGGGAATGACGTGCAGTGACGGTTGGCTTCGAGGGGCCAAGCAGGAAGTTGCGGGCGCAATGTAGGGCACCGTCGATGTCTCGCAGGCTACTTGTGGCCAGTGTCGAAAAGCAGTAGCGCAATCAACGTGGTGAAAATCATACGATGGCGGGAAAAGAAGGCAAGGCCTTGTAAGGTCGCGGTCACtctggcggcggtggtggcggcgtcaGCTTCTGGTGGCACGGGCGGTGGAGGGAGTTGCATTGGCGGGCAAAGAGAAGGGGCGCAAAGCATGAGGTTAGAAAGTCACCACTCACCGCTGTGAAGGTACTTTTGCTCGGAGCTTAGGGTAGATTTTGGCGCGCGAAGGAAGAAAACGGAATGACGACCACAATGCGGGTTGGCAGTGTTCACCGTGGAGAAGTCGCCGTGGGAAAGGTCTGCAACGGATCAGGTTGCGCGACTGGGGAGACAGGGGCaggcggaggggaggagaaTGGAGGGGGAGAGTTGAAGTTGTTGCAAGCCGATGGACTTGGAAGATCCGATAAAATCATGAACCAGCAACCCGCCCGCATCAGCTCGGCCGGCACCTCCCAGGAATGTAATTGGCAGGGGTGACCTACGCCCAGGGGGCGGTTTCCTTGAGGGGCTGCCACCAGTAATCCTTCTCGCCTCTGAAGATAGGTACCTAGTGCGCATGGTGTTTTGTCCATACCAATTACGCAGTTCTGTCCTTTTGTGCCACGGCTTACCATGTAGTCAGTGTATTACATAGGTAGGAGGTAGGGTAAGGTACGCCATGCTGTTGCCTGCTAAGAGCTTACCCGGCACAGCTTGGGCTCACCATGTGATGATAGTGGGGAGATCGTGCACACCCAACAGAATGCCCTACACGTGTAACCACACTCGACTCGACATAGTACCGATGTACAAATACTTTTATACTTCGACTTGAGGTAGGGTGCCGCACACGTACACATACTCGGGTCGTCGACATTGGTCGATAATACCGTTATTGGAAAGGGCTCGGGCAACCTGCAGCCTCCTGCTGTTAGCCATCCCCAGGAGCTGCCTTCCAGATGCCTGCCTCTACGCTTGATCTTTATGGGTCCCAGCTGAGGGGCTGTCTGACTCATCGGCAAGATTCACACTTCTGTAAAGAACTGTTGCAAACTCTAGGACTCTATTTCTTTTACCCCCCTTAGCAGCTCTGTATCTGGGATAGATCCCTGAACAACTCGGACTGCTAGCGGCTCAAAGACCCACGTCTGGACCTGCGGCGGAGTTAACGGATATAATTATGGGGTCGGCGTCATCAACTACCGTCTGGTCTTGAGCCAAGACTTTTTTCCACTTGACGTTGCCAGTGTAAAAGTACGTGGCGTAGTAGAAGTCATTCAAGAGACAAGGTCTTGTTAGCCTGCCGTGGCCCTAAAGCTAGTCTTGACGTTGTTCGCCGTACACCAGGAGTTTGCTTTGCCGGTCCATCATTGGCGCCTTTCTCAACTCGCACAGCAGACGTCCAGCATCGATTGGGGCCTCATTGTAGTCCACCTCAATAGCATACCAATATCCAGGTACTAggtagtaggtaggtactgaTGACGAAAGCGGGGTGGCTTGGAAACTCCAGACCCAGGGAGGGAGGCCCCGCTCCACAAGGTCCAGAATCGTCTAGGCTAACCAATAGGCATCCAACTCACACTGCCTGTGTCGTCAACCCTCCAACCCCCATGAAGCCCGTCTATACGACCGATGCAGCAGCACTACGCCTTTTGCATCAAGCCCACGTCAAGTGCTGAAGCTCAAATTCCATCAACAATTCCAACATAGGTTACGCAACTCATGGGACGCGCACACAGTAGCCTGGAACAGAAACAACACCTCTCTGCCGTAGATGGTTCCATTAAGCCAATCGCCGACAAGGGTGCCATTATCATTCATGTGCATAGGTTCGCCGTCTCTCGCCGGGTGACTCACCCCTTTTCAGGACACGGCACGtcaaaaggaaaaggggggcGGTGTCCAGGCGAACGTTGGTCTCAACTGCCCAGAAGGCGATCGGAACTTGTATCGCCGAGGATGTGCCGTATCCTGAGTTTGAGTCTCTTCATGTGTCTCGATCGAGTCACCAGTCTTGCCGACCCAACCCAAATCCATCCGAGATTCCGTCCCAGACCAACGGCGACGGTTTATCCGTGTCCAAGGTCTGCCACAAGCTGACCTCGATCGGCCAACGTCGGTACTATTCCCAAGCCGTGCCGATGAGGGGCCGACCCCCTTCCACATCCACGATCTCCCCCCCAAGTAGGAGCCACCTTTTCACCGGGGTCTAAGCATTGTCCCCAGATCCAAAGCCTATTCA
The DNA window shown above is from Colletotrichum destructivum chromosome 2, complete sequence and carries:
- a CDS encoding uncharacterized protein (Putative transcription factor domain, fungi, zn(2)-C6 fungal-type DNA-binding domain superfamily), with the translated sequence MLTVPYRKCDRGHPCSNCMKREGGDASSCSYATPSTRKKNQSQGSSSPDDMQNRIDRLEGLVLSLMHGGAVVDPSTSAVATAAATSAPTGKSNTDSTPKSGKADPDDETRMRDDEDDDSDPDGELATSLGVLKVDTEKGKSMYVGQEHWHTILKDISEVKAYFSNHKKDLEKSYEKVMMSKPASAREGPTFLLGATPASEVELRAELPPKSTILVLCSRYFNSMDNAVNIIHAPTFQQQLRAHWQDPSKTPIMWLGLLYSILCLAMLSYHKVGDEPPEWKGRALDLASEYRLRTVQCLIAADYTRPVEYTVETMILYVFGEYSSRWDADLGIYLIVSLLIRVAFRMGYHRDAKWFPTITPFQAEMRRRTWALVRMADVFFSHQVGLPSMIYGHDCDTQLPNNIFDEEFGLDTKVLPPSRPKTEPTPIAYMIAKSRLSTEMGEILQATNRVGRQLPYDEILRFDARLREINDEIPPHLKVSSLEGSHDPVTLIIARFNINVLYNKIICLLHKKYVPRARQNPRYAYSRRTAVEAALETLRHLITLDRESQPTGRLRSLKWFVNSIATKDFLLSAMLVALDLHFDRVAETSNERRRSETAIFWTPEQRLEMTRSLELTKDIWAGLADGSVEAYKASKILEIMLQKIKSPNADAETSKGGGGGSGSLPSFDGSPEMEPEHNAAMTLGMLSGGMTPNTAAAIESSLQASNNFGGGMDFGVSLPMTGTGMTPNFQGDFGMNNAGSPFSMFNNLEAGADFPANFDWNAFETYTQNANWAPDTGFQQIYPGQSSPETDASGMPFGSTNGNMAG